TAGCGCTGTTTTTCCAATCCCTGGACGAGCAGCTAAAATGATTAATTGTCCTGGTTTGAAACCATTAACATAATTATCAATGCCTCTAAATCCTGAAAGGATACTATCTTCAACAATGTTTGTGTTATTTTTAATTTCAATAATCTTTTCAATAAATTCTGTTGAAGCTTCTTCAAGGGTTAAAAAGTTATTACGATTTAAACTATTAGTGTTGTTTTTGATGAAAAAGTTTTCAAAATCGGTTGTTAATTGCTCAGGTAATAAATCTTTTTCTGAGTGTAATCTTTTTGAATAAGTTAAGATAAATGCTTCTGCTTTTCTCATTTTTTGCAAATCGAGTAAGCGATCTGCATAAGTTAGGAAGTTATTATCATTAGCAAGTCCGCTTGATAAAACAACGTTTAAATAATACTGGCTAAGCTCAGGATATTCTTTAATTGTTTCTTCACGATTGACAAAGTGTGAAATATCTTCATAGTTAAAAGTAACGTTTTTGTTTTTAGTTTTTTGGTGTTCACTTTTAATTAAACTAAAAAGCTGGCGGTTTTTAATGTTGAAGAAAGTATCTTCATTAAAATAATCAATTCCTAAAAGTTGACGATCATCATTAGTGATCATAATGTTAAGCACGTTTCTTTCGAGTTTTTCATCAACATAAATACTGCTTGGATTAGCAACTAAATTGTCATAATCTAGCTCATTAATAGGAGCATTTTTTGGTGAATTTGCTTTCATAATAAGCCTCCTTTCTTTTAAATTATGATTAATTTGGATTTTTATTTTTTAATTTGGTGAATTTTGATATCTACGTAAATTTTAGCCACGATATCTTTGTAAAGTTCTGCTTTAACTTCGTGAAGCCCTTCAGCTACAAAGTCCACTTTTTGAATTGCGTGTTTAGGTAATTTATACCCTTTTTCTACAAGAGTTTTTTCAATATCTTTTCTTGACACTGATCCATGCACATTCAAGTGTCCGTTTTTATCAATAGTAGCTTCTAAAGTAAAGCTTAATCTTTCTTGTTCAAGTTTTTCCTTTAATTCTCTAGCTTCACTTCTGTGTTCATGTTCATTAGCACTAA
This genomic window from Mycoplasmopsis gallinacea contains:
- the rplI gene encoding 50S ribosomal protein L9 — its product is MKVILIKDCKDGKANTIIDVAAGYGTNFLIKKGFAVAYNPTNLKLLEKRLDELSANEHEHRSEARELKEKLEQERLSFTLEATIDKNGHLNVHGSVSRKDIEKTLVEKGYKLPKHAIQKVDFVAEGLHEVKAELYKDIVAKIYVDIKIHQIKK
- a CDS encoding DnaB-like helicase C-terminal domain-containing protein, giving the protein MKANSPKNAPINELDYDNLVANPSSIYVDEKLERNVLNIMITNDDRQLLGIDYFNEDTFFNIKNRQLFSLIKSEHQKTKNKNVTFNYEDISHFVNREETIKEYPELSQYYLNVVLSSGLANDNNFLTYADRLLDLQKMRKAEAFILTYSKRLHSEKDLLPEQLTTDFENFFIKNNTNSLNRNNFLTLEEASTEFIEKIIEIKNNTNIVEDSILSGFRGIDNYVNGFKPGQLIILAARPGIGKTALALNIARNISLNSSLQRKRNVIFISLEMPTSELVARISSTETMVDLKKIQNPKYMQEVELSTLQKAKVEYLDNMNIYIDDAATSKINDIVWKIKHLYKNLKGELDFIVIDYLQLISAPDASGNRQNEIATISRTLKTLALELKVPIMALSQLSRNVESRDDNRPQLHDLRESGAIEQDADIVIFLSRPKMKKDANKNNENDNSQNVIKTNLTVAKNRNGQPGIANLYYFGNYVKFQDPEPEN